DNA sequence from the Pungitius pungitius chromosome 16, fPunPun2.1, whole genome shotgun sequence genome:
TCAGCAGCAGCTCGATAGAGCAGCCAGCGTTACCCTCTTGCCggttagtgcgtgtgtgtggtacGCACGCCGGTCTGGGATACAGGGCGTTGCTGAAAGGATGCTAAtggagggggggaaacaaatgttattttggttttgatATAATCCTCGCTCGATAATCCTTATTCTcgcaaaacaaaaccaaaaaggagCAAATTGTGAAATGGGGAATTTAGAGACAGATGATGATAAACACATCCGAAGTGCCTGTATAAACGTTGCAATGATGTTACGGTTATTTGAGGCTACCTAAAAGTAGGAATTGATtcacatttgattaaaaacattaaGAATGGATGCCACAATCTGCTTCCCGTACATGCTAATTCAAAGCTGTATTTTCCATCCTGGGGGCGCGTGTCTCTCGGGAAACGAGAGGGATGGGAATAACCCTGTGGAATTAGGATGAGGCTCCGCTGAGGACTGCACTTTTCTATTTCGCCTCCTGCCACATACTACAGGGACAGACGATTCGGATACACCGCTGTCACCGCACTCCTGTTGACGGTGTTTGTTCACCACGAGGGTTTcggtttaattattattttttgggccCCGCTGTCTCTTTAAAGGCCGCACCTGCGCAGCctggtgctgatgctgcagtGCCCGGGTTATTTTCGGTAAAACCGCCGGGGTTACTCGCGTTCAAGCGGGCCCTACACGCCTTACATCACCCCTGAGAGGAAGTCAAAATCTTTTTTAGCAAATTGTACCCGCCTGTTAATCGGACCGATTTAAAACGATTGTTATCGTCTCAACGTGAGCGATTTCGGCGAAAAGCGACCCACCTGTCTCAGTTTGATGTTTGCCTCGGTCATGAATGCATCATCAACCGTGACCAAACAAACCTTTATCCGCCCAAAGCATTGGGCACAGCTTAGAGAATGTAGGTCTTGTCATAGAGACAGATGAAGATGGATTTATTTTATGCTCCAGCAGGCTACTTAAATCCATTATTCTACATAAAAGGCTCATATGCTGATTGCATAATATTGCATAATATACCATTTGCTTTAAGGATCTAGATATGGCCTTTCTTACTCTCTGAAGAATACGTTTGAGTTAATACATAAATGATCGAAGATCAACACTCAACATTCTATTCACACCCTTTGAGGAAACACAGCGGCGTGGATGATTAATCGGCTAAATGGTTGTTAAGTCGCCTCCGAGATAACAGTGGTTCTCTACTCCTAAAGCACACATTAACGGTGACTGAATGCCACATAAGAGCAAACACTCACGACAGTTTCAGTCCGTAGCTGTGAATATTTAAACTCCGCAAAGGCATCTTTACAGCGTGACATGGTGGCTGCAGGAGTGAAGTCTTTCTAGAACTGCAGTGTGCTCGTGAATGAGGGTCAGGCTGACACATTATTAGTAGTGAGCTACAGTGTTAGTCGACATCTGAAAGACAAGAGCATACAGGATGGCACTGAGGacagctgctctcctctctgcaggctTTCTTCTGCTCCTGACACACGGAGCTCTCACAGAAACAGGTAAATAAGACAATGTCCTCCTCAATGAGTCACTTTTGGGTGCACGTATCATAGCAAAGTGGGACATGACTGAATCTAACTTGATCTGCAGGACCGGCTACTCGTCCTATCAGACTGTCGGTGGAGAATGACCTGTCTAACATGACCCCTGAGACCTATTTCAGCTCCGTGGTAGAGGGAGGTGTGCTGGTGAGCGCTTTGAGGAGACTGCAGGAGACGCAGAAGGACTTCAAGTAAGGACATCCCCTCTCTGTTTGTGATTACCTATTTATGCCTTAGACAGATGTCCTGACTCTCTCTCCCTGCGTGGCCAGGTTCACTGTGAGGGAGGACCCAAACTTTGGCCTGTTTCTGGAGAGTGTGAACGGAGTGGCTGGAGATGAGCGCGAGCACACCTACTGGGAGCTCCTGTCAGAAAGCTCAGGGCAGTACAGCAGGCTGGATGTTGGTGAGTCTCCTCCCCACAGATTCAATACTGTTTAAATCAATGTCTGATTTAATGAGCTGTAATGAGACAGGATAATTGGTTGTCTTTTCACTCAGCTACCCCGAGATGTCCTCTTGATGTAATTATTTGAAAATATTGTTGTAATAaagtttgtgtatatatatatatgtatggaGGTTTGGCTCTTTGCATGTGCTGCAACAACATAATTATCGGAGTGTGTCTTTGCTTTGAGGGATTAAAGTATTAGTTTCTCATTTTATGATTACTTTTAATGCACCATGTTGACTAAGCACTGGCCCTCTGTGTTTATGTATGAACCCGAATGATAAAGTTGCTGATCCAAACTTGTCCCTTTTCACAGGAATTGGCTGCTACGTACCTGTACCAAATGAGCACATTGTCCTTAGGTTCAGCACCTGGCAGGAAAAGTGACGAAAAGCTGATCAGAAGAAACTCTTCAGGATCAGATGCGGGTGACCACcaaatttgatcttttttttcctcacttttctcatttatggCTGTATCAAGTTCCTGTAAATGCAAAGGGAGTTAAATGTTGTGACCTGATGTGACAATAAACAAACAGCTACATCTACTGGCGTTAAGGAGCATTTAATTTGATCCAATCCGGAGAAAGTAATACTTACAAAGCAATACAACTTCAAAGACCACAGAAACAATATAAGAGATATGTCACCTGCAAGGAAGGTTACTGTCCATCAGTTGAGGACAATTTAAAGTCTGTTTGACACGAAATAATCCAGCACAATAGTCCAGGGAATAATGTCTATGAGATCAAGGACTTAATATGAGACTGGCATTTCCAAAGGAGGCATAGGTTGACTTCAGACAAACAATCACTGTAGAAATAAAGATTTGATTTTGCAATATTACATATATTACATATGCATTTTCACAGTAGATGCTTAACATATACAAAAGTGAACATGGTGGACCCCAACCAAAGCTCCTACCTCAGTAACAAGATTAAGGTTTCACCTCCTTCCGAGACAGATGGATTGAGAGGAGCGACGAGCTGGGACACTAATCTCTGTGGTTTCACTTCCCTTTAAATCATTCTTTCTttagaaacacaaacatgtttaaaGAACCATGTAAAAAGAAAGCATGTGAGCTAGTCCTGGTGCAGTTTGTCACATAAAATAATTTCATAGACAAGGAAAGCTGCTGTCTGAGTTACCAAATACTGTGGATCCTGTGAGCTCACCCAATAAGCCTCTTATCAAACACAGAGCGCCACTTCAAGtaaaactttttatttgaaGTATTTCAAATTATCATTTGACCCAACTCTGAAATGGCCTCTTACATTGTTTCTGACACTGCCGCCACCCTACGTCATAAAAATGCATAATTCATATACTGAGTAATTTAAACCTTCAAGCTCTGATATCTTCTTGCCGTTGTATAAAATCATATCTTTAGAAACCCAGGTGGAAGCCTTCATTCTGCCAAACCGATCAAATCAATGTCTTAAAAGATCCAGATTTCAGTCCACTGATTTGTCCACACAATTGGATGAAGCATTGCGTGGCTGTGCCGTGTGTATTTCCTCTTCATCTGGACCCCGCTGTATTGTAACATTGTGTTTTCTCCATATTCTAGCCAGTAGATGCTaaacataaaaaagacaaaggtgTTCTTTGCAGGGGATTTCTCAAAGGGAAACAACTATATGCAGGTTTAATAAACAAATGAAGGTTATTTGAACTGAGTGGGATGCGGAAGCTACTCACCACAGGACAAAGCACAGTCACAAATGCAAGGGATACACTGTGCAAAGAACCGCTTCCAGCCAGTctccttcttcatacagttgtCTATCCGAGAGCAGCCTTGTTTTGGTGGGCCGAAGTAACGCTTGTATGCACAGGTGGAGTTGCACGTCCCATTAAGTTCCCTCTCACTGATTTCAACGCGCCCCCGCCGACACATTCCTAAAAGCAGGAGGGAGGTCACATGGTAAGCCACGGGAATCATAAGGGATCGTGGGATCTCTGTGGTCAGTGTTTACTCACTGAGGCACGTGGGTTTCGGTGTCCAGAGGCCATTAGGTTGGCAGGATCTGGTAGGTTTTCCCACCAGCATGAAGCCAGGACGACAGGTGTACCTCACCACAGAGCCCACCCACCAGTCGTTGCCATAAACCACCCCATTGTAGTCCACATCTGGCCTCCCGCAGTTCACTGCAGTACAACGCAAAGCCAACGGGTAGGCGAAGCATGACACAAAGCCTCATGACGGACAAAGTGCCTTCTATCTTAAGTCAGGCGTGTGGTGGTCCTACCTCGGCATAGGGACTTCTGGCCCAGCCAGCAGCAGGTTGAGTCTCCACAGCGATCTCTCCTCAACTCCTCGTGTCGCGCCTTACAGCCAGCTAAACAAAGGGGCGCTGACCCGGACCAATAAACGTCGTCTACAAAGTCTGGTTTGGGAATCCACTCCGTCTCCCctacagtaaaatgtttttaattggcTTTTTCATCTACCACCACAGGACAAATCacaaacatttataaaatgtgttGACTCATTTTATGTGGAAGCCTCAATTTGTAAATGATTCTACATTTACGTTTATatttatcatttagctgacacatttatccaaagcaacttacaataagtgcattcaatcaagagggtacagaaccagaacaacaTGAACCAAGTAGAAATTCTACGCTTCAAAGAGAGGATTAAGAAGTACATTGTTGTTATTCTAGAGGAACTGATGTGAATCTGACAAAACATGATTGAAAAATTAAATCATACTGCCATTATAGGAGGTCTTACCACTACCTTCCACCTCCCCAATCCATCCAGGCAACTGGGAATTGGCTAATTGGAAGGAcccaaacaacagcaacagcagtgGATGTAACGTCAGGGCGTCCATCTTCAGATGCAATCAgtttctgcagaaaaaaatgtaGATGGATGTCAAAGTTCTACAGCTGCCCAGCAGCATTCATTCAAGTCATCATCATTCTTGCAAAGTCAACAGAAACAAAGCCATTAGTAGCTGTCCCAGTAGAGCAGAGTGAAGAAGCAGAGAGCAGTAAGTAACACTTCTACTAAGCTCTGTGTGCAGTCTCTAATCTTCTACACACTGCTAAAGCCACTATGTCATGATTTAGGTCACCTGGAGCTTTTCCCATGAGAAGTCTCTATTGTCTGGAAGGTTATAGAAAGCAGTTGTTTTTGGATATAGAACTGATGTTATAAGTACTTACCTTGAAGGAGAATACAAATATAAGcctaaatatataaaataaacgtGCCCATTTACTATATTATTTAATCAAAAAGAAGAGCATATAAATATACCTTCAAATAGTTTATCCAGTTAAAGAGTGACTATTTCTAGAGCCCCAATCGGTGACCTCATAACCCAACCGTTTGACTACATTTTGAATGACATCATTTCTAGTggagcacagcccgatctagtatTAAAATGCAGTAGAGCGGTTACTCAGCAGAGGGCGCTATAATGAATTTCAGTAAACCATGTGATTCAAATCAAAATTATGCATATTCCTCTTATTAATTTCCTTTCTGAGCAAAATTTCAAACGtataagataaaaaaatatatatttccaaGGTGATTTTGAGCACACAACTTTATTCATTGATCTAAATGAagtataaaaaaatacacatagaGACGGCGAGGCAGATTTATTTCTGAATATCTGGCACAGCATTTCCATGTAAAAGTTGCCAGCAACTCACCAGGCAGTGCACCATTAGTATCCAACTGTCAACATACGTTACAGAATAAGATAcctcaaaaataataataataactggaAAAACAAATTTGCACACAATATCATACCAAAAGTAAACCCCCATGAAAAAGGCTCAGAGGAACGGCACAGCTCAGTTGAGGATGCCATGCTGCTGAGCAGAGTCCTAGTCGTCCCCTTCTTGTGATGAACCTCCAGTGAGAACGTACAACGTCACCTGACTGCCCTCCTCGGCGCTGCCGCTGGGCTCCTcggtcctctgctcctccagcagcaccccTCTCAGTTCTACCTGCAACTCTGAGGGAGTTGCCCCCGGGCATTGTCCCTCAATCTGACCAccgccatcctcctcctccgcttgaCTACTTTGTCTTTCCCTCATCAGCTGCTCTGTCAGTTCCACACTTTCGTAGCGAATCAGTTGCAGCCGCAAGAAGCCGTCCTCGTGCTCCTTGTACCTGGACCAATCGCACAAGTGGCCGTCAATGCTGCCACACATCTCTAATTCCCCATCACTGGGTTGATTTGTTATCGGAAATGCAACACTCACCTGAACCGTGGGTGTCCAGAGGGCCATTTGAAGTGGTGCTTTTTGTGCAGATGGACGGTCAGGCTGTTGCCCCGGGTGAAGCACTGCTCGCACACATGACATTTGTAGCGAGCTACGAAATTACCCTGATTTGGAAAGATAACATTTGAGAACGATAAACGACATTCAAATACGAGTGtaaattgaataatttaaagGATTATCCCCCTTCACCGTATGCTCTTTTTTGTGGTGAATGTTCATGGTGGTGAGAGTACGAGAGGTGAAGCCGCAGCTGGGAACATCACAGTGAAATGCCGGCTCACTAATGTGGGTATCCAGGTGTTTGCGCAGGTCTATCAGATTCTTACAGctgcaaacacaaaataaagttTTAGAGTATTAGGAAAACAATAATGCAAGTGTATGTATCACAACTCCATGTTATTTTGCCGTGGGGGAACAGGAGGAGGGATACCTATATTCACAGTAATCACAGCTGTACGGCTTCTCGTTGCTGTGGCGGAACTTAATGTGGTTGCGAAGTGAAGAGGGTGAAGGACAAGTCATGTCGCACAGTGGGCATTTGTAGTGGCTCACTgtacaaacaagaaaaagacgAACCAGTCATGAGATTATATCAGTGAGCTACTGGCTGAGAACAGGACATGGCACATGGTAATTATGGACAAAATGTAAGGCTTATTTGTATCTATGCTTGCATCAGGCCAGTAAATCATGATGAATAATGTATTCTTTAACTTGACATTGATGCCACCTATCTGTCAGTGCCTATGTTTCACCTAACACGGGCATTAACTGAAGCCCTGTGTTGTGATATGATGGCTGGAATGCAAGGCTACAACTTTGAACAGAAACATTTCAGGATATTATAACCGCGTGGGATTATTCATTATTTGGCTTAAACGTGCAAAAGGAACAGCGTCATCCTTTAACACTGATCAAGGAGGCACTGACCGTGGGTTCTCATGTGGTCTCTTAGTAGTCGCTCGGTTGCAAATCGTTTGGAACAGTGGGAACACTGGAACCGCtgacctaacacacacacacacacacacacacaaagaattaTTAGATGGTAAAATTTTGACCAGTTGTAAACCCTGTTCTTACATTTCCAGTAATAGTTGTGATAGGACCTTTACCTTCCATGGCACTCTGTCGGATAATGTGGTCAAAGAACTTGGTATTGTTGGCGTACATCCCCCCACAGCCTGGACACGCCACCACCTTCTCTTGGGTGTGGCTGCGCAGGTGCTCCCGAAGCTTAGGACGTCCTTTAGCGGTGGCTTCACAATCTGTGTAGAGAGAGACATGTAATCTTCAGTGACATCATTTCTGATCTATAAACGTTACATAAACCATGTTAATTCCCGTACCTTTCCATCTGCAGCGTATCGGGAACGCATGGTCTCCCACTGGTACGTCAACGCACAGGCTGTGCATCTCCACATGGCGATAGAAAAACGCTGGGTTTTCATAAGGCGGTTGCTTTGACAGAGGTGCAAAAAGAGGAGATGTTTCCATTAGTGGTGTTGTATGAAATGCGGCACACATTTTGCTTTCCATGCACCGTGGACTTGCATGAGCCGAACCATACAGATCACTGTTCCTTCACAATCATCAGTAAATATGTAAGCTTACCTCACAGTCCTCCCAGAGGCAGATGAAATTGTCTGGGATATCAGGGATGAGGTTGCAGTTCTGCTGGCAGATGGAGCAGGTACCAATTTTGGGCTGGCCATTAAGCACCTGCTGGCCCAACTGCTTCAGCTTTGAATGGTAacagtgaaagaaaagatgtCTGCGCAACTCTTCAGgcccatccacggagcagaaaCCACAGTCTCTCCAGAGACAGTTTCTCACCCctacacaaaaaacaaagacaacgaTGACCATGTGGCTGAAGTGGCAATGAAGAAGGGTTCCTTTCCCCACATGTCTGTATACAGCTATTATTAAACACGAACTACTACCACAGGCAGCTACTTGGGATTATAACACCGAAAACTCCTCACCTTCCGtttcctcttcgtcctcctgcGCCGCGTTCAGAGCATTAAAGTGAGCTTCCGCATGATTGCAGAAATGATCCATCTGACTGAACGACTCCTGGCACGAGCTCCACTCGCAAACCAGTTTCAGCGTTTTGTCGTGGATCCGTTTGTTAGGGGGCATAGCGCAGGACGTGAAATAGGGTAAAAGTAGAGTGTTTTAACCCACAGACCGAAGCAATGAACGTCAACCGGGTTTGAGCAGAACCTGGCGCTAACTAGCTAACACCAGGTGCTGAGAGGTAATTGTAACCAGTAACTAGGAACTGTTCCTGAAACATTAACCAGTTATCTAGAACTTTAGAAACATTGTCGAGACACACCTTAAAACGAGCAACCATTTACTGCGTTAGATCATCAGTTGAATGGGAGCGTCAACGCAACAATATGCTGTTCAAACGCAATGACATGAGATAAACAGTTGTTTTGGTCGAGCGCAAGAAACGCGGGCTGTGTGCTGATCAGATGTGTCCCCGTAAACAAGACAGACGTCTATAGTTCCGGGTGTAGCGTTCCGCTTTACTAATTTACCACATTTCCCGAAGTGAATGAGTTCAATCCATTTAGCTCATTTGGATCGGGGAATACGTTTTACACCGTGACATTTATTCAGCGGTTACATTTACAATCTGCATATTAATACATATAGTTATACAGACTGTTCATTCAGTGTTCGAGGTTAAACAACACTAAAAAGTAGCCTGCTTGATACTTCATTTTTTAGGTTGTGATTGACTAGCATCTGTAAAGTCAGATGAATATATCAGAGCTTTTTATTAACACAAGGCAAAACATACATAGCCATTGTTTATAGCaatccttttattttgatacATTGAGCTGACTGTCCACTGAGGCCGTGGGGGGGAATTGAATATCAGTCATAAAAATACAGCTATAGAACCAAGAAAGGTATCAACATTCATCCTCAGTCATTCTCACCCATCCCCTGCCTTAGTAACTTAGTAACGTTGTCAACAACTTTTAATGTCCCCTCTATTCACTCATTTCCACCTAA
Encoded proteins:
- the hinfp gene encoding histone H4 transcription factor — encoded protein: MPPNKRIHDKTLKLVCEWSSCQESFSQMDHFCNHAEAHFNALNAAQEDEEETEGVRNCLWRDCGFCSVDGPEELRRHLFFHCYHSKLKQLGQQVLNGQPKIGTCSICQQNCNLIPDIPDNFICLWEDCEQPPYENPAFFYRHVEMHSLCVDVPVGDHAFPIRCRWKDCEATAKGRPKLREHLRSHTQEKVVACPGCGGMYANNTKFFDHIIRQSAMEGQRFQCSHCSKRFATERLLRDHMRTHVSHYKCPLCDMTCPSPSSLRNHIKFRHSNEKPYSCDYCEYSCKNLIDLRKHLDTHISEPAFHCDVPSCGFTSRTLTTMNIHHKKEHTGNFVARYKCHVCEQCFTRGNSLTVHLHKKHHFKWPSGHPRFRYKEHEDGFLRLQLIRYESVELTEQLMRERQSSQAEEEDGGGQIEGQCPGATPSELQVELRGVLLEEQRTEEPSGSAEEGSQVTLYVLTGGSSQEGDD
- the si:ch211-117m20.4 gene encoding CUB and sushi domain-containing protein 1 codes for the protein MDALTLHPLLLLLFGSFQLANSQLPGWIGEVEGSGETEWIPKPDFVDDVYWSGSAPLCLAGCKARHEELRRDRCGDSTCCWLGQKSLCRVNCGRPDVDYNGVVYGNDWWVGSVVRYTCRPGFMLVGKPTRSCQPNGLWTPKPTCLRMCRRGRVEISERELNGTCNSTCAYKRYFGPPKQGCSRIDNCMKKETGWKRFFAQCIPCICDCALSCASTG